Proteins encoded by one window of Superficieibacter sp. HKU1:
- the yegS gene encoding lipid kinase YegS, which translates to MTNFPASLLILNGKNAGDELLREAVYMLRNEGVTIHVRVTWEKGDAERYVEEALHLGVETVIAGGGDGTINEVSTALIQLSGENVPAMGILPLGTANDFATSAGVPDTLDKALKLAIAGNAVAVDIARVNHKTCFINMATGGFGPRITSETPEKLKAALGGVSYLIHGLMRMDTLTPDRCEIRGENFHWHGDALVIGIGNGRQAGGGQQLCPDALINDGLLHLRVFTGDGLLPAIFTTLTQPQDSPNIIDGASSWFEVSAPHEITFNLDGEPLRGESFRIEILPNALRCRLPPDCPLLR; encoded by the coding sequence ATGACCAATTTTCCCGCCAGTTTACTCATTCTGAATGGTAAAAACGCCGGCGACGAACTGTTACGCGAAGCGGTTTATATGCTGCGCAATGAAGGCGTGACGATCCACGTTCGTGTCACCTGGGAAAAAGGCGATGCGGAACGCTATGTTGAGGAAGCCCTGCACCTGGGGGTGGAAACCGTCATCGCTGGCGGTGGAGACGGCACGATTAATGAAGTTTCTACCGCGCTGATCCAGCTTTCTGGTGAAAACGTTCCGGCAATGGGCATTCTGCCGTTGGGAACCGCGAATGATTTTGCCACCAGCGCAGGCGTGCCGGATACGCTGGATAAAGCGTTAAAACTGGCCATCGCCGGTAATGCCGTGGCGGTGGATATCGCCAGAGTTAACCATAAAACCTGTTTTATTAATATGGCGACCGGCGGCTTTGGTCCGCGGATCACCAGCGAAACGCCGGAAAAGCTGAAAGCCGCCCTGGGCGGCGTATCCTATCTTATCCACGGCCTGATGCGTATGGATACCTTAACGCCGGATCGTTGTGAAATTCGCGGGGAGAATTTTCACTGGCATGGCGACGCGCTGGTCATTGGCATCGGTAATGGTCGTCAGGCAGGCGGCGGGCAGCAGCTTTGTCCGGATGCGCTGATCAATGATGGTTTGCTGCACCTGCGGGTGTTTACCGGCGACGGCCTGCTCCCGGCGATTTTTACCACCCTCACCCAGCCGCAGGACAGTCCAAATATTATCGACGGGGCATCGTCATGGTTTGAAGTCAGCGCTCCGCATGAAATCACCTTTAATCTCGATGGCGAGCCGCTGCGCGGGGAGTCTTTCCGCATTGAGATCCTGCCAAACGCGCTGCGTTGCCGTTTGCCACCCGATTGCCCGCTGTTACGCTGA
- a CDS encoding DUF2339 domain-containing protein, giving the protein MDEIVIFGIIIALFYLLVVPALALNALAKGRRNQYQIDRLTAQVAELQHQLARHEPPLDETPAVAESAADTVSPEVQPFWPSAPAASPVSEPAPVDEIRDDILAPAKEKYTLPQPVMGLLSWFTSGNPLAKVGIILLFFGLAFLVKYSVERDLFPVELRLTGAALASIALLVVGWRLRHKNPRYALILQGGAVGALYITLFGAFRLYHLLPHFLAFGLMLVVCVASVGLAVLQRALSLAMLASMGGYLSPVLLSTGGGSHVALFSYYLLLSLGILVISLWQPWRPLNLLGFVFTFAVGGLWGVQSYQPEFWFSCQLFLLANLIIFGILSVALALRSRRPGEKIVDGVLLFGTPLVGFGMQYAITRHWAFGPAFSALLFAAGYLLLAWVALKRYPSLGRQIVIAALALGGIFVTLAIPLALSAQWTSMAWALEGMGVLWLGHTQKQIRMSYSGTALQLLALGSALWAWQNGMGALTFSLTFAILALSWLIACYIWRAVRIHALWRLISLGLLSGGIALWMACLMGTLWLLQLPWQRQILLLLALVAASSLLWRRAGMRLHWRALRYADWLLWPVMAGVVLWQVLVDTSPLHAGWLNLLWLPVLAIAIFLLRREVVPPVKFPLKQGLHLALFWTILFALGGEIVWQTARFAWGMEEWREAARVTAIALTIKIVLIALRRGIWPVARYRQLYAFWGVLPLLPLAVLFLLFGNLMDGVMPDWHYLPLLNPLEVSAMLTLLTLILWWCRIGRVPYPQSGRAMAIFSAAVIFWWGNGILLRALAYYSDTAWRIETLWDSRLIQTAFALLWGLTALSVMAIATRRNHRIGWFTGATLLAVVVSKLFLVDSAGGGGSLRAVAFIGVAVLILIIGYFSPLPPGQGKMTSERTDK; this is encoded by the coding sequence ATGGATGAGATCGTCATTTTTGGCATTATTATCGCGCTTTTCTACCTGTTAGTCGTACCCGCACTGGCGTTAAACGCGCTGGCAAAAGGACGGCGTAACCAGTATCAAATCGACCGTCTAACGGCGCAGGTGGCAGAGTTGCAACATCAGCTCGCCCGCCATGAACCTCCGCTGGATGAAACGCCGGCGGTAGCGGAAAGCGCTGCAGATACCGTGTCGCCTGAGGTTCAGCCATTCTGGCCGTCTGCACCTGCCGCGTCGCCCGTTAGCGAACCCGCGCCAGTGGATGAGATCCGGGACGACATTCTCGCGCCAGCGAAAGAGAAATATACCCTTCCGCAGCCGGTGATGGGGCTGTTGAGCTGGTTTACCAGCGGCAATCCGCTGGCCAAAGTGGGCATTATTCTGCTGTTTTTCGGCCTGGCGTTTCTGGTGAAGTACAGCGTCGAACGCGATCTGTTCCCTGTTGAACTGCGTCTGACGGGCGCGGCGCTGGCGAGCATAGCGCTGCTGGTCGTTGGCTGGCGCTTGCGGCACAAAAATCCTCGCTATGCATTGATCCTTCAGGGCGGGGCGGTCGGCGCGCTGTATATCACGCTCTTCGGCGCGTTCCGTCTTTACCATCTGCTGCCACATTTTCTCGCCTTTGGCCTGATGCTGGTGGTCTGTGTCGCCAGCGTCGGTCTGGCCGTTCTGCAACGCGCGCTGAGCCTGGCGATGCTCGCCAGCATGGGCGGCTATTTGTCGCCCGTCCTGCTCTCTACCGGCGGCGGCAGTCACGTCGCGCTGTTCTCTTATTATCTACTGCTGTCGCTGGGTATTCTGGTCATTAGTCTCTGGCAACCCTGGCGGCCGCTGAATCTGCTTGGCTTTGTATTTACCTTCGCCGTTGGTGGGCTGTGGGGAGTGCAAAGCTACCAGCCTGAGTTCTGGTTTAGCTGTCAGCTCTTTCTGTTAGCCAATCTGATCATCTTTGGCATATTGAGCGTGGCGCTGGCATTACGTTCACGGCGACCGGGGGAAAAAATCGTTGATGGCGTACTGCTTTTTGGTACGCCGCTGGTTGGCTTTGGCATGCAGTACGCGATAACCCGTCACTGGGCGTTTGGCCCGGCGTTTTCAGCGCTGCTCTTTGCCGCAGGCTATCTGCTACTGGCGTGGGTGGCGCTGAAACGGTACCCGTCGCTCGGCAGACAAATCGTTATTGCCGCGCTGGCGCTGGGCGGGATTTTTGTCACCCTGGCCATTCCGCTGGCGCTGTCGGCGCAGTGGACGTCAATGGCGTGGGCGCTGGAAGGAATGGGGGTGCTGTGGCTTGGGCATACACAAAAACAGATCCGTATGAGCTACAGCGGCACTGCGCTACAGTTACTGGCGCTGGGATCGGCGCTATGGGCGTGGCAAAACGGCATGGGGGCGCTGACGTTTAGTCTTACGTTCGCTATTCTGGCGCTAAGCTGGCTGATCGCGTGTTATATCTGGCGCGCCGTGCGAATTCATGCGCTCTGGCGATTAATCAGTCTGGGGCTGCTCAGCGGCGGTATCGCCCTGTGGATGGCCTGTCTGATGGGGACGCTCTGGCTGCTGCAATTGCCATGGCAGCGGCAAATTTTGCTGCTGCTGGCGTTGGTTGCCGCTTCCAGTTTGCTGTGGCGCCGGGCAGGGATGCGTCTGCACTGGCGAGCGCTGCGCTACGCGGACTGGCTGCTGTGGCCGGTAATGGCAGGCGTCGTCCTCTGGCAGGTATTGGTCGATACCTCGCCGCTGCACGCGGGCTGGCTGAACCTTCTCTGGCTGCCCGTTCTGGCTATCGCCATCTTCCTTCTGCGGCGCGAAGTGGTGCCGCCGGTCAAATTCCCGCTCAAGCAGGGACTGCATCTGGCGCTATTCTGGACGATCCTGTTTGCGCTCGGCGGTGAAATCGTCTGGCAGACTGCCCGTTTTGCATGGGGTATGGAAGAGTGGCGGGAGGCGGCAAGGGTTACCGCCATCGCGCTGACCATCAAAATCGTGCTGATTGCGCTGCGCCGGGGTATCTGGCCGGTAGCGCGTTACCGGCAGCTGTATGCCTTCTGGGGCGTGCTGCCGCTGCTCCCGCTGGCGGTGCTGTTCCTGCTGTTCGGGAATCTGATGGATGGCGTCATGCCGGACTGGCATTACCTTCCCCTGCTTAACCCGCTCGAAGTAAGCGCCATGCTCACTCTGCTGACGCTGATCCTCTGGTGGTGCAGAATAGGCCGCGTGCCGTATCCGCAGTCGGGACGGGCGATGGCGATCTTCAGCGCGGCGGTGATTTTCTGGTGGGGCAACGGCATTCTGCTGCGCGCGCTGGCGTACTACTCCGATACCGCATGGCGCATTGAAACGCTCTGGGATTCGCGCCTCATCCAGACGGCGTTTGCTCTGCTGTGGGGGCTGACGGCATTAAGCGTTATGGCTATCGCCACGCGGCGAAATCACCGCATCGGCTGGTTTACCGGCGCAACGCTGTTAGCCGTAGTGGTGAGTAAACTCTTCCTGGTCGACAGCGCGGGCGGCGGTGGATCACTGCGTGCGGTAGCCTTCATTGGCGTAGCGGTACTGATATTGATCATTGGTTATTTCTCACCCCTGCCGCCCGGCCAGGGGAAAATGACCAGCGAGAGGACAGATAAATGA
- the yegQ gene encoding tRNA 5-hydroxyuridine modification protein YegQ yields the protein MFKPELLSPAGTLKNMRYAFAYGADAVYAGQPRYSLRVRNNEFNHENLQFGINEAHALGKKFYVVVNIAPHNAKLKTFIRDLKPVVEMGPDALIMSDPGLIMLVREHFPQMAIHLSVQANAVNWATVKFWKQMGLTRVILSRELSLDEIAEIREQVPEMEIEIFVHGALCMAYSGRCLLSGYINKRDPNQGTCTNACRWEYNVQEGKEDDVGNIVHKYEPIPVQNVEPTLGLGAPTDQVFMIEEAKRPGEYMTAFEDEHGTYIMNSKDLRAIAHVERLTQMGVHSLKIEGRTKSYYYCARTAQVYRKAIDDAAAGLPFDTSLLETLEGLAHRGYTEGFLRRHTHDDYQNYEYGYSVSERQQFVGEFTGERKGDLVAVAVKNKFSVGDSLELMTPQGNVNFTLEHMENAKGEAMPVAPGDGHTVWLPVPQEMVLDYALLMRNFDGQSTRNPHAK from the coding sequence ATGTTTAAACCGGAACTCCTCTCCCCGGCGGGAACGCTGAAAAATATGCGTTACGCCTTCGCCTATGGCGCGGATGCTGTGTATGCGGGCCAGCCGCGCTACTCGCTGCGCGTGCGCAATAACGAATTCAATCACGAAAATTTGCAGTTCGGTATTAACGAAGCTCATGCGCTTGGTAAAAAATTCTATGTGGTCGTTAACATCGCGCCACACAATGCCAAGCTGAAAACCTTTATTCGTGATTTAAAACCGGTTGTGGAGATGGGGCCGGACGCGCTGATTATGTCCGATCCGGGGCTGATTATGCTGGTGCGCGAGCATTTCCCGCAGATGGCGATCCACCTCTCCGTCCAGGCTAACGCCGTTAACTGGGCGACCGTGAAGTTCTGGAAACAGATGGGGCTGACCCGCGTCATCCTCTCCCGCGAACTGTCGCTGGACGAGATTGCTGAAATCCGCGAACAGGTGCCGGAAATGGAGATCGAAATCTTCGTTCACGGCGCGCTGTGCATGGCCTACTCTGGCCGCTGCCTGCTTTCCGGCTATATCAATAAACGCGATCCTAATCAGGGCACCTGCACCAACGCCTGCCGCTGGGAATATAACGTGCAGGAAGGCAAAGAGGACGATGTGGGTAATATCGTCCACAAATATGAGCCGATTCCGGTACAAAACGTTGAGCCGACGCTGGGCCTCGGCGCGCCAACCGACCAGGTATTTATGATCGAGGAAGCCAAACGTCCGGGCGAATACATGACCGCCTTCGAAGACGAACACGGCACCTATATTATGAATTCCAAAGATCTGCGTGCCATTGCCCACGTTGAGCGTCTGACCCAAATGGGCGTTCATTCGCTGAAAATCGAGGGCCGCACCAAATCGTATTACTACTGCGCGCGTACCGCCCAGGTTTATCGTAAGGCGATTGATGACGCCGCTGCGGGCCTGCCGTTTGATACCAGCCTGCTGGAAACACTGGAAGGTCTGGCGCACCGGGGTTATACCGAAGGGTTCCTGCGCCGTCATACTCACGACGATTATCAGAATTACGAGTACGGCTATTCCGTTTCCGAGCGTCAGCAATTTGTCGGGGAATTTACCGGCGAGCGCAAAGGCGATCTCGTCGCGGTGGCGGTGAAAAACAAGTTTTCGGTGGGTGATAGCCTCGAATTAATGACTCCGCAGGGCAACGTTAATTTCACGCTGGAACATATGGAAAACGCGAAAGGTGAAGCGATGCCAGTCGCGCCGGGCGATGGTCATACCGTATGGTTGCCTGTTCCGCAGGAGATGGTGCTGGATTACGCCCTGCTGATGCGCAATTTTGACGGGCAAAGTACCCGAAATCCGCACGCGAAGTAG